A window of Micromonospora eburnea genomic DNA:
TCGCGCTGGACGACCCGGCGTCCCGGGCGGCGATCGAGCAACAGGTGCCGCTGGGCCGGATCGGTCGTCCCGAGGACATGGCGGGCACCGCGATCTACCTGTCGTCCCGGGCCGGGGCGTACCTGACCGGGGCGGTGATCCCCGTCGACGGCGGCATCACCACGCACGGCTGAGTCGGGGCGTACCCCGGGCCCGTGAGTTGCCGGAGCCGCGCGGACTCGGCAGATCCGCGCGGCCCGGGTGTGCGTCGTCAGCGGCCGGCGAGCAGCCGGTTGACCGCCGTGTCGACGTCCAGGTGCTCGGCCTCCCGGCCGCGCGGGACGACGACGTAGGTCCGGCGCAGGAAGCGCACGAGGACGCTGCGCGGGACCTCGAAGAGGGCGTTGCCGTCCGGGGACGACAGCGCGAGCGCGACGAAGTCGCCGCGCGGCGTGGCCCACGGCCAGACCCGGACGTCGCCGATGCCGGCCGGCTCGTCGAGCCCGGTGACCAGCAGTTCACGGGCGAACGACCAGCTCACCGCCTCACCACCGGCCGATTCGGCGTGGAACAGGACGTGGACCGCATACGGGTCAGCAGGGTCGTAACGCAAGCTGGCACGCACCGGCAATGCGGTGGCGTCAGGCGCGACGAGCCTTAGCGACGTCTCGACCTCTACGGTCGTCGGTCGAATGACACTCATGGACGTTCTCCCCCCGGCACCGCTGCGGAACGCGCGTGTCCCGCTTTTCCCATACTCAGGTGCTACTCCTGGCTACGCTCCGCCATACGCTGACTTCACCCAGTGGTGGGAAGGTGATGGGAAACGCCTCCGAGAATGCGAAAATTCTTGTAGGATTCCCTGTTCTGCCCAGTTCCGTGATCCCGCCCGGCAACGGGTGGTTCAGTCGTCGACTTACTCCGGTAACGTCCAGTCCTCAACGGGGGTGACGGTCCAGGGCGACACTGGGGGTGGAAATGGTCGCGACGGGTTCCTCAGTGGAGCCGGGGGCCACGGCCGACCCGCCGAAAGGAGCGGCCGGGGCAGCCGAAAGGCGGGGGTGCGAGGTGTCTGTGGAACGCGGTGGGCGGGGTGCCGGCGAGGGGCCCGGGGACGTCTCCGGCGTCGCCGTCGAGCCGCGGCCCGGAGGTGGCTGGCGGGAGCGGGTGCACACCACCCTCGACCTGATCCGGGCCAACCCCACCGGCCGGATCACCCTCAAGATCGTCATAGCCGTCGTCGGTGCCATCGTGGTCACCGTCGGTATCGCGCTCATCCCGCTGCCCGGCCCTGGCTGGCTGATTGTGATCGCCGGGCTCGGCATCTGGGCCGTCGAGTTCATCTGGGCCCGCCGGCTGCTCACCTTCACCCGGCGCAACGTGCAGGCCTGGACGCGCTGGGTGCTCCGGCAGTCACTGCCGGTGCGCTTCCTGCTGGGTGCGGTCGGGCTGGTGTTCGTGGCCGTGGTGCTGTGGCTGTCGCTCAAGTACAGCCTCGGCATCGACGTGGTGGCGCGGGCGCTGCACTACCTCGCGACGCACTGACCCCGGATTTTTGGTCTGGGTTCTCGATCAGGTAGAGTCATCGGCGCTGAGGGCGATTAGCTCAGCGGGAGAGCGCTTCGTTCACACCGAAGAGGTCACTGGTTCGATCCCAGTATCGCCCACCATAGGTAGCAGTGCGCGAACCGCGTCAGCGGTTTGTATTTGATCAAGGGCTGGGCCTTCGAGGTCCGGCCCTTGTCCGTCTCTGAGCACCGGAATCCTGAAGATCGGCGTGAGGCTGTCATCGAAGTTGACCACTATTTCGTGGATCAGGGCTTCGAAGAGGGC
This region includes:
- a CDS encoding TIGR02611 family protein — protein: MVATGSSVEPGATADPPKGAAGAAERRGCEVSVERGGRGAGEGPGDVSGVAVEPRPGGGWRERVHTTLDLIRANPTGRITLKIVIAVVGAIVVTVGIALIPLPGPGWLIVIAGLGIWAVEFIWARRLLTFTRRNVQAWTRWVLRQSLPVRFLLGAVGLVFVAVVLWLSLKYSLGIDVVARALHYLATH
- a CDS encoding SsgA family sporulation/cell division regulator yields the protein MSVIRPTTVEVETSLRLVAPDATALPVRASLRYDPADPYAVHVLFHAESAGGEAVSWSFARELLVTGLDEPAGIGDVRVWPWATPRGDFVALALSSPDGNALFEVPRSVLVRFLRRTYVVVPRGREAEHLDVDTAVNRLLAGR